In a single window of the Agromyces sp. H17E-10 genome:
- a CDS encoding DUF305 domain-containing protein, translating into MTSRRPYSARTALLAASPIVLAVALTACTPSQPDSPEPTSPVVQLGAPGESNRTLSPEEAAGLDTPEHNEVDSAFMLAMIRHHQQAIEMTTLVDDRTDDRDIRLLAERMSVSQTDEKAQITSWLQERFIPVNGDGSGHDGHDAASMPGMLTYEQFAELEAASGDEFDRLFLEYMIQHHEGAVQMVDDLYADGGGQESATDQFARHVESDQGIEIARMQQMLAEREG; encoded by the coding sequence ATGACGTCACGGCGCCCCTACAGCGCACGCACGGCCCTCCTTGCGGCATCCCCGATCGTGCTCGCGGTCGCGCTCACGGCGTGCACGCCGTCGCAGCCCGACTCCCCCGAACCGACGAGCCCCGTCGTGCAGCTCGGCGCCCCCGGCGAATCGAACCGCACGCTCTCGCCCGAGGAGGCCGCCGGCCTCGACACGCCCGAACACAACGAGGTCGACTCGGCGTTCATGCTCGCGATGATCCGGCACCACCAGCAGGCCATCGAGATGACGACGCTCGTGGACGACCGCACCGACGACCGCGACATCCGGCTGCTCGCCGAACGCATGTCGGTGAGCCAGACCGACGAGAAGGCCCAGATCACGAGCTGGCTGCAGGAGCGGTTCATCCCGGTGAACGGCGACGGCAGCGGCCACGACGGGCACGACGCGGCATCGATGCCGGGCATGCTCACCTACGAGCAGTTCGCCGAGCTCGAGGCGGCGTCGGGCGACGAGTTCGACCGGCTCTTCCTCGAGTACATGATCCAGCACCACGAGGGCGCCGTGCAGATGGTCGACGACCTCTACGCCGACGGCGGCGGGCAGGAGTCGGCGACCGACCAGTTCGCCCGGCACGTCGAATCCGACCAGGGCATCGAGATCGCGCGGATGCAGCAGATGCTCGCCGAGCGCGAAGGCTGA